The Cyanobacteria bacterium GSL.Bin1 genome contains the following window.
ACTTTTCTTATGAAGTCTCAAGGTCTTTAGTGGCTTGTGAAGGGGCGTTACTCGTGGTTGACGCCTCGCAAGGAGTAGAAGCGCAAACCTTAGCCAATATCTATCTTGCCTTAGAACAGGACTTAGAAATTATCCCCGTTTTAAATAAAATTGATTTACCAGGGGCAGAACCGGAACGCGTTTTAGAAGAAATTGAAGAAGCCATCGGTTTAGACTGTAGTAATGCCATCATGGCTTCCGCCAAAATGGGGAAAGGAATTGATGAAATTTTAGAAGCGATTGTCCACCTGATTCCCCCACCGAGTGATACCACTGAAGAACCACTACGGGCGCTTATTTTTGATAGTTATTATGATCCCTATCGCGGGGTCATCGTTTACTTCCGAGTGGTCGATGGAACGGTCAAAGTGGGTGACAAAATCCGTCTCATGGCATCAAAGAAAGAATATGAAATTGACGAAATTGGCATTCTTTCCCCAACCAAAGTGCCAGTCGAGGAACTCCACGCCGGAGAAGTGGGTTACATTGCCGCTTCCATTAAAGCGGTAGAAAATGCCAGAGTCGGGGATACGATTACTCTGGCTAATCAACCGGCTTCCTCTCCACTTCCCGGTTATAAAGAAGCGAAACCCATGGTCTTTTGTGGCTTATTCCCCACCAGTACTGATGATTATGCGGACTTACGGGATGCCTTAGATAAATTGAAACTAAACGATTCGGCACTGTCTTATGAACCAGAAACGTCTAGTGCGATGGGCTTTGGCTTCCGGTGTGGGTTCTTAGGCTTACTCCACATGGAAATTGTTCAAGAACGCCTGGAACGCGAGTATGATTTAGACTTAGTGGTTACTGCCCCCTCCGTTATTTATCGCGTAATGCTCAACGATGGGGAAATCATTGAAGTGGATAATCCCAGCCAGCTTCCTTCACCGCAAGAACGAGAAGTGGTGGAAGAACCCTATATTCATTTGGAAATTATTACCCCAGAAGAATATGTGGGCGCGTTGATGGAACTGTGTCAGGTGCGACGGGGCGAATTCAAAGATATGAAGTATTTTACCCCTACACGGACGACGTTGGTTTACGAGTTGCCGTTAGCAGAAGTCGTTACTGATTTCTTTGACCAAATGAAATCGCGATCGCGCGGTTATGCCAGTATGGAATATAACTTCCTCGGCTATCGTCCCAATGACTTAGTGAAGCTAGACATCATGGTCAATAATGAATCCGTTGATTCCCTTGCCATGATTGTCCATCGCGATAAGGCGTACTCGGTGGGGAAATCCCTGGTCGAAAAACTGAAAGAACTGATTCCCCGCCAACAGTTCAAAATCCCGGTGCAAGCTGGAATTGGCACCCGCATTATTGCCAGCGCTCACATTCCTCCCCTGCGCAAAGATGTCTTAGCCAAGTGCTATGGTGGTGACATTTCTCGGAAGAAGAAATTGCTGCAAAAGCAAGCCAAAGGGAAAAAGCGGATGAAAGCCATTGGAACCGTCGATGTGCCCCAAGAAGCATTTATGGCGGTGCTGAAGTTAGAACAGTAGTGGTTTGACGCTCCACCCTCCTCCGCTTCGCTTGTATGAGGGGGATTCTTGGTTCATCACCCAGATTTAACTGAGCAGGATTGATCCAATTCAGCCAGTGATCCGAACTCCCCAAGCATAGTTTGATAAGTTTCGGTGCGCCCCACCGTACTTAATCCCAGTTGCAGAATGTTGATCGCAGCATTCACATCTCTTTATAACACCAGCACTAATGAAACCGTCCCAGAAGGACCGGGCTTATGACCTGATCATCAGCAGCAGCAGTAGCTTTTCCAAAGCTGTTCAGAAAAGACCCAGTGCCAAACATATTTGTTTTTGTCATAATATTACCCGCTTTTTGTGGGATACAAATACCTATCTCAAGGAATACAAAGATTTCAAAACTTTTCTCCCCTTCCTAAAGCCCATCTTAAAGAAGATGAGAAAAATCGATGTTATTTATGCTCAAGAACCATGTCTGTTCATTGCCAATTCTAGTGTTGTTGCTCATCGCATTAAATTGTTTTACGAAAGAGAGGCATTGGTAATCAATTATCCAATTGACAGCAGCAAATTTATGTTTTCAGCGTCTAAGGATGAGTTTTATCTCATATCGTCTCGTTTTCTGAGCTACAAGCGGATTGATATTGCGATTGAAGCGTTTAACTGGTTGGGTTGGCCGCTCCTGATTATTGGGAATGGACCGGAACGAAAGTTTTTAGAGTCAAAGGCGCTGAGTAATATTCAGTTTTTAGGTTATGTCAGCGATGAAATGCGGGCTGATTTGATGTCTCGCGCACAGTCAGTGATTGTGACCGCCTTAGAAGACTATGGACTGGTCCCCGTAGAAGCCAATGCTAGTGGGACCCCCGTGATTGGTTATGGCGCGGGGGGAATTCTAGATACACAGATTTCAGGAAAAACGGGAATTTTGTTTACCCCTCAAACCCCCGACGCCCTGATCGCCGCCCTTTTGGAAGGGAAGCAACAGGAGTGGGACTATCAGTGGATTCGAGATCGCGCTTTAAGCCATTTTTCCGAGTCGGCATTCTTTCATCAAGTGGAACAAGTCATCGAGCAAGCGTTAGGTGAGACAAACATCTTAGCCAGGAGCAAGTGATATGAATCAAGAAGAATTCAGCACGCAATCTGACTTAGGGTACGGACAGCTCTTTGCGATCTTTTGGCGACGGCGTTACTGGTTTGCCACTGTTTTTTTTGGGGTATTGGCAGTTGCGGTGCCCTTGGCGTTGCTAAAAGATCCAATTTACCGGAGTACCCTCCAGCTTTTAGTTGAGCCCAATTACCGAGATCGAGAAGCCGGAATCGAAAACGAGTTTACTGATTCAGGGGTAGAAATCGACTATGCGACCCAACTACAACTGATGCAGAGTTCAGGATTGATGCAAAAAGCGGTTAACCAGCTCAGCATCCGTTATCCAAATCTTGATGTTAATCAAATCAGTCAATCGCTTCAACTCGCTCAGTTGGGGAACGATCAACCAACCAAAATCTTTGAGGTTAGCTACAGCGGGGAAAACCCGAAGAAAACTCAAGATGTTTTGCAAGCGATGCAGGAGGTCTATATTGAATACAATCTTGAACAGCAGGAGCAGCGTTTAAGTCAAGGGCTCAGCTTTATCAATCAGCAGTTGCCCGAAACCCGGGAAGAACTTGCCAGTGCCGAGGAGAAACTTAAGCAGTTTCGTACTTCTTATAATGCGATTGTTCCCGATCAAGAAGCAAGTGAACTGGCAGAAGCATTGCAATCGCTTAAACTGGAGCAGGAAACACTCCAAGGACAGATCCAAGAAAGTCAGGCTCGCTATCAAGAGCTCCAGCAGCAACTCGATCAGTCGCCTCAAAATGCCCTAATTTCAGCTCGTTTAAGCGAATCCTCCCGTTACCAGACTCTTCTCAATCAGCTTCAGGAAACAGAAGTGGAGATTGCCACTCAAAGCAGTCGGTTTACGGAAGCCAGTCCAATCGTGCAAAACCTACTCGAACAGCGCAGCGAGCTGAGGCAACTGTTACACCAACAGGTTGAGCAGGTGCTGGGACGCATTCCGCCGCAACTCAACCTGTCGGAAATCGCCTTAGAAAAACAAGGGCAGTTAGGCAGTACCGATTTGAGTTTAGCGCAATCGCTGGTGGAAACCCAGACCCAATTAGAAAGTTTACAGGCTCGGGAGCGCAGCTTAGCGGAGACAGAAGCTGAATTGCGTGCCGATCTGCAGGAATTTCCGAACTTAATTGCTGAATATAACCGACTCCAACAGGAGGTAGAAGTCAAGCGAGATAGCCTTGACCAGCTGCTAGTCGCGCGACAGGAATTAGGGGTTGAGCTCGCTAGAGGAGGATTTAAATGGCAAGTTGTCGAACCGCCGCGATTAGGGGATCAAGTTGGTCCCAACACACAGCAGGATCTCCTATTAGGAGGAGTCGTTGCCATCTTCCTCGGGGGCGTTGTCGCTTTTGTTCGAGAAGCGATTGATGATGCGCTGCGGAGTGCCGACCAGATTCAGGAAGAAGCTTTAACCTTGCTCGGGACCACGCCGAAACTGCCAGAGCCAAACCTCAGTCGTTTTCGGATCAATCTGCCATGGGAAGAGGAAAGAGATTCTCCAATTTTAGAAATTTTACAGTGGCTCCCCTTCCGAGACGCCTTAGACTTAATTTATAAAAACATAGAGCTAGTGAGTTCAGGGTCAACCCTTCGCTCATTGGCAGTAACATCGGCTCTCTCGGGAGAAGGGAAATCAACCCTTGCTTTGGGGTTAGCCCTCAGTGCTGCTCGTTGCTACCGCCGCGTTCTGCTCATTGATGCTGACCTGCGTCAGCCTAGTCTACATGAGGAGCTCAACTTACCTAATACATCTGGCTTAGCCACTATTTTAGCTGGGGAAACTAAGCCACTGCCTCATCAAGTTACTATCATGGGGTCAGAAATTGATGTGCTCACCGCTGGACCCATAAGCGCCGATCCAGTCCCGCTTTTGAGTTCTGGGCGGTTGCAAGAGCTCAAAGGAGCCCTGAGGGATTATGATCTGATTATCTTCGATACGCCGCCGGTGCTAGGGGTTGTCGATCCCCTCCAAGTGGCTTCTGTCTGTAGTAGCACTCTCTTAGTGGCTCGTCTCGATTATTTGACACAAACTGAGCTAAGGCAGGTCTCAGCTCAGTTGAGCAAGTTGAATATCATCGGAATTGTGGCTAATGGAGCAAGACAAATCCCCAATCGCTATTTTGCAAGCGCTGAATCGAATCATCACTCAGATGATAATTCCAAAAAGGTATCCCAACCCCTGTTAGGAAAACAAAGCGGCTTACGGCAAAGTCAAGAATTAGAAGAAAGACCGCTGGCACAGCTAGCAGCAGAGCTGAATGCCCAACAAAATTCACTTGAGCAAGTTGTTGCTTTTATTCAAGATCAAGAAAAAGAATTAGAAGAACAATTAGAAAGAATTCACGAGCTGGAAGAACGATTGCAGCAAGCTCAAGCTAGCTTCAAAGAAGACCTGAGAATCCAATTGGTAGAGGAAAAAGATCGCTATCACTTTTTAGAGAAATCCTTAGTGGGTCAACGTCAAACTTTTCAATCGCGAGAAGATGTGATCCAGCAATATCAGGAAGTTCTTAGGCA
Protein-coding sequences here:
- the lepA gene encoding elongation factor 4, whose protein sequence is MTNVPVSRFRNFSIIAHIDHGKSTLADQLLRWTDTVKEREMKEQFLDNMDLERERGITIKLQAARMNYTAKDGETYVLNLIDTPGHVDFSYEVSRSLVACEGALLVVDASQGVEAQTLANIYLALEQDLEIIPVLNKIDLPGAEPERVLEEIEEAIGLDCSNAIMASAKMGKGIDEILEAIVHLIPPPSDTTEEPLRALIFDSYYDPYRGVIVYFRVVDGTVKVGDKIRLMASKKEYEIDEIGILSPTKVPVEELHAGEVGYIAASIKAVENARVGDTITLANQPASSPLPGYKEAKPMVFCGLFPTSTDDYADLRDALDKLKLNDSALSYEPETSSAMGFGFRCGFLGLLHMEIVQERLEREYDLDLVVTAPSVIYRVMLNDGEIIEVDNPSQLPSPQEREVVEEPYIHLEIITPEEYVGALMELCQVRRGEFKDMKYFTPTRTTLVYELPLAEVVTDFFDQMKSRSRGYASMEYNFLGYRPNDLVKLDIMVNNESVDSLAMIVHRDKAYSVGKSLVEKLKELIPRQQFKIPVQAGIGTRIIASAHIPPLRKDVLAKCYGGDISRKKKLLQKQAKGKKRMKAIGTVDVPQEAFMAVLKLEQ
- a CDS encoding capsular biosynthesis protein, whose protein sequence is MNQEEFSTQSDLGYGQLFAIFWRRRYWFATVFFGVLAVAVPLALLKDPIYRSTLQLLVEPNYRDREAGIENEFTDSGVEIDYATQLQLMQSSGLMQKAVNQLSIRYPNLDVNQISQSLQLAQLGNDQPTKIFEVSYSGENPKKTQDVLQAMQEVYIEYNLEQQEQRLSQGLSFINQQLPETREELASAEEKLKQFRTSYNAIVPDQEASELAEALQSLKLEQETLQGQIQESQARYQELQQQLDQSPQNALISARLSESSRYQTLLNQLQETEVEIATQSSRFTEASPIVQNLLEQRSELRQLLHQQVEQVLGRIPPQLNLSEIALEKQGQLGSTDLSLAQSLVETQTQLESLQARERSLAETEAELRADLQEFPNLIAEYNRLQQEVEVKRDSLDQLLVARQELGVELARGGFKWQVVEPPRLGDQVGPNTQQDLLLGGVVAIFLGGVVAFVREAIDDALRSADQIQEEALTLLGTTPKLPEPNLSRFRINLPWEEERDSPILEILQWLPFRDALDLIYKNIELVSSGSTLRSLAVTSALSGEGKSTLALGLALSAARCYRRVLLIDADLRQPSLHEELNLPNTSGLATILAGETKPLPHQVTIMGSEIDVLTAGPISADPVPLLSSGRLQELKGALRDYDLIIFDTPPVLGVVDPLQVASVCSSTLLVARLDYLTQTELRQVSAQLSKLNIIGIVANGARQIPNRYFASAESNHHSDDNSKKVSQPLLGKQSGLRQSQELEERPLAQLAAELNAQQNSLEQVVAFIQDQEKELEEQLERIHELEERLQQAQASFKEDLRIQLVEEKDRYHFLEKSLVGQRQTFQSREDVIQQYQEVLRHRRTELDRN
- a CDS encoding glycosyltransferase, with product MKPSQKDRAYDLIISSSSSFSKAVQKRPSAKHICFCHNITRFLWDTNTYLKEYKDFKTFLPFLKPILKKMRKIDVIYAQEPCLFIANSSVVAHRIKLFYEREALVINYPIDSSKFMFSASKDEFYLISSRFLSYKRIDIAIEAFNWLGWPLLIIGNGPERKFLESKALSNIQFLGYVSDEMRADLMSRAQSVIVTALEDYGLVPVEANASGTPVIGYGAGGILDTQISGKTGILFTPQTPDALIAALLEGKQQEWDYQWIRDRALSHFSESAFFHQVEQVIEQALGETNILARSK